ACTTTCGCTCACACTCTTTGGTTAATAAACAAGAATTTCAATACTTTTACCGGCGTGACGGTGCATTTGAGCATTTTGCTCAACCCTTGCGCGAGCCGTCGCTTGTGGCATTGGGTCAACGTTTACTCAAGATTCCCCATGTACGGACTCAGCCTATACCGGGGCAGGTTTGGCATTCGGAGATGTTTTCATACGGCCGTTATTTATTCACAGCACTGATAGAACCGGCGTGTAATGATACCAGCGCCCTCTGTCACCAGGATTGTTTGTCGTGGACTAGCCTGATGAAAGATCAGGGACGCTTAGCTTTACTCGGGCGGTTTCCGCAGTCGCGTTTGTTGGGGGAATCGCTCGCCACTTACCGTGAGTGGGAGCGCAGCTTGACTCAGTGCCTAGCGTCGGTGCCGTCAGAGCTTGTACCGATGTCAGAAGTTAAAAAAGTATTTTGGCGTGCGGATATCCCGAACGAAACGGGATCTCAGTGGCGTCTTATCGATGCAGCTCGGTCGATGAATCAAAAAATGTTCCGAGACTCTGAGATTAACGATCAGATTCTCACCAAGGCTCTTAATGATAAACTAGGCTATTACACCACCGAAGAGGAGGCTGATAATCTAGCGTTCTCATGGCTCTCCCTGGTAGGATTGCCTGTGTCGGCCGCCTTTGATCACTGGTGGGCATTTGCCGCTTATTTTGATCCCAATACTCTGGATTCGCCCCTTAACTTTGGCCTAGCGCGTTGCCGCCAACTGTACGATGCCAATCCGCGCTGGTCCGAACATGGTAGGCAGTTAAGAGTTCCTATTGGCAGTTTCAGCGATCCACATCACAGCACCTGTTATCGGATTTGGAATCTGGATCAGCGCCGTCGTGGGATCAGGACTGAGCTTGAGGAGGCACCGATGGCGTCCTTGGACTTTGAGCTTTTAAAGAAGATGGCGGCAGACGCCCTTTAACTCGTATTTTTTAATTTACAATGTTATCGGACTTAAAAGGGAGGCACTGACCATGCGTCGTTTTATCTTATCTACCGGATGCGCACTTTTACTCGCGGCTGCTTATAGCTGCGGCGATGCTTTAAAAACGGAGACCATCAGGACTGAGACGAGCGCGCTCAAAGGCGCCGCTGTCGGTGGTTTCAGCTGCGAAGATCAGGCGCGCTGGGGCAAGTGTGGCGCATCGTGGATGCACCCAGTTTGCGATTATGCCTGCGGTGGGGGCAGTACTTCTGTTGGTGGTTACACCTGTGAACAGCAGGCTAGCTGGGGCAAGTGTGGTGAATCGTGGATGCATCCGGTTTGTGACCACGTCTGTGGCGGCGGCGGACTGCGCATCGCCTATTATGTACAACTGGCAAACGGTCAAGTGGTACCAGTTTACGTGAATCCCCAAGGTGGCGTGCTCTACCCCGATCTTGGTGCCAATAACAGCCCTGTATACTACCCGCGTCCTTACGAAGATCGGCAATATACGACTGGCGGTCTTCTCTACCCAGACCTCGGAGCTCATAACGGCCCTTGGGGTGGCGGCTACGGCGGTGGGTACACCACTGGTGGACTGATCTATCCGGACCTTGGCGCACACAATGGTGGCGGTTACTACGGACGTTGGTGACCGGAACTGCCCATTAGGGCTGTTTGTGTTTTAAAGCGTAAGCGTAGCCTTGGCAGTCGTTTTGATTTTGATAAACGCCCAGGTTGCCATTGCGTACGACTTCGCCTTTGGCAACTGCATAGAGTACGTATGCTCTACCATTATATTCGCAGCTAAAATCCATCAATTGAGCGGCTTCTGGGCAGCTTAGATTGATGCTGATTCGTTTTTGGTCGATCACCATTCCCGTCTTCAAGTAGATGAAGTAGCTCGTTTGACCCTCCGCGCAGACCATGGAAGAATTGCCATCATAGTCGATAACCTGGGCCTTTAGTGGAGCCCAAGCACCGAATCTATTATTGAGTGGTGCACTGGCACCTTCGGGTATCTCTTCTTTTTCTGTAGGTCGGTTGCTTTTTTCAGACCCACACCCAGTGACAAGAATGGACATCGCTACAACGGTACTGGTCAGAAACAACTTCATGCTCATGGCTACTCCCTCATCGTCCAAAGTTATCTCTGAATGCTGCAAACGAGATGCCATTCAAGCAGCTGCCATGCAAAGCTTCAGCTTCAATGAGTTAGCTTGCACAGCCGTCTAATTTAACGACAGGGCTGTCAAAACTTTAGGCAGAGTGACACGATAGTGGCGCATGAAGTCAGAATTTAACTTCGATGTCTCGTTCGAAGCTCGTGACTTCTTTTTCATCGATGATCAATTTTGCTTTCACCAAGTACCTCGTGGGCTCGCCGTTTTTGACCGACAATGGCTTAACTAAGGATAGTTTAGGGCTCACGATTTTACTTTGGCCGGCTTCCAAGGCTACTGGGGTCTTTAGATAGCTAACGAGATGACCAGGTTCATGAGACGGGAATATCCAGACGAGGAGCTCACCCTTTACACCCGCGTCCGCTTTGTTTAGGGCTAGCACATCGATATCGAGATAGGTCACTTGGGTGGATGCGGGATACGTCTTGATCGTCATTTCATCAGTTGCTAGCTCAACTTGTGGCGTTGGCTTAGTCATAGAAGCAAGTTTGGCTCCCGAGGCCGAATGACCGCAGGCACCAGTGATGAGGACGTTGGCGACTAGGAGATAGCTTAGTCTGGGCAGGGACTTGAGCAGCTTCATGACAGCGATCCTTTTTAAAACAAAAAATGATTGAGCAGCGGCCCGATGGCGTGACGCGGCAAGTATCAGTGCAGTGGCTGAGCAAGATTCGGGCCAGGTGGCGCAGCCAGCGCTGCTGCCACGAGATGGAGAGTCTAATCAACGATGTCGCTACCTAGTCCAGCATGGGCATCTTCATGCCCTTCTCCCTAGCGCAATCCTTAGCTATCTGATATCCGGCGTCGGCATGACGCATGACCCCAGTAGCTGGATCGTTTGTGAGCACGCGCTCCAGACGCCGCTTGGCGCTGTCCGTGCCGTCGGCGACAATGACGACACCAGAATGTTGGGAGTAGCCCATACCGACGCCTCCACCGTGATGTAGGCTCACCCAGGTAGCTCCGCTGGCGCAGTTAAGTAGCGCATTGAGGATAGGCCAGTCGGAGACGGCGTCCGAGCCGTCGAGCATGGCTTCAGTCTCGCGGTTGGGACTCGCTACGGAGCCTGAATCCAAATGGTCGCGGCCGATCACGATCGGTGCTTTCAGTTCCCCGCGGCGCACCATCTCATTAAACGCCAGTCCAAGCCTAGCTCTGTCACCTAAACCAACCCAGCAAATGCGCGCCGGCAGACCTTGAAACTGAATGCGCTCCTTTGCCATATCGAGCCATCGATGGAGATGGGTGTCGTTTGGCAGTAACTCCTTGACCTTGGCGTCGGTGCGGTAAATATCCTGAGGGTCACCCGACAGCGCTGCCCAGCGGAACGGGCCAATGCCACGGCAAAAAAGTGGACGCACATAGGCCGGAACAAAACCGGGGAAGTCAAAGGCGTTGCTAACACCTACATCCTTGGCCATTTGCCTAATGTTGTTGCCGTAGTCAAAGACGGCAATCCCACGTTTTTGGAATTCAAGCATGGCTTTAACCTGGACCGCCATCGAGGCCTTAGCATCCCGCACCACTTGATCCGGATTTGAGCGCCGCAAGTCAGCAGCCTGTTCGAGCGTGTATCCCTGAGGCAAATAGCCGTTGAGTGGATCGTGGGCACTCGTTTGGTCGGTGACCATGTCGGGTTTTATGTTGCGCCGCACCATCTCTGCGTAAACGTCGGCCGCGTTACCAAGTAGTCCCACGGAGACGGCCTGGCCCTGCTTGTGGTGATGGTCAATCATGGCAAGCGCCTCATCAATAGATTTGGCACCTAGATCTAAGTAGCGCGTCTCCAGGCGCCGCTGGATACGATGTGGGTCACATTCGACAGCAAGCATCGATGCTCCGGCCATGGTCGCCGCCAATGGCTGAGCTCCACCCATGCCACCGAGCCCACCGGTGAGAATCCATTTGCCGCGGAGATTGCCGCCAAAATGCTGACGACCTGCCTCGACGAAAGTTTCGTAAGTACCCTGCACGATCCCTTGGGACCCGATGTAGATCCAGGAGCCTGCCGTCATCTGCCCATACATCATGAGCCCTTTGGCATCTAACTCATGAAAGTGCGACCACGTGGCCCAATGTGGCACCAAATTGGAATTTGCGATTAAGACCCGTGGAGCGTCCTGGTGCGTCTTAAAAACACCAACAGGTTTACCCGATTGAATGAGTAGTGTCTCGTCCTCCTCCAGCTGCGTCAACGTGGCCACAATCTTGTCGTAACACTGCCAATTGCGAGCGGCGCGACCGATGCCGCCGTAGACGACGAGATCACTCGGAATCTCGGCGACATCGGGATCAAGATTATTCATGAGCATGCGTAGCGGTGCCTCGGTGAGCCACGATTTTGCCGTGAGCTTCGTGCCGTGAGCAGCCTTGATTTTGCGACTCGGATCATGACGACTGGTATGGGACATGGCGATACCTCAGATGGCTTCGTTTTAAGCATCAACAAATTTGTGATGATGAAATATTTCAAACAGTAGCTGGGCTGCTAAGCGTTCGGTCTTTTGATCCTGGTCTAGGAGCGGACAGAGCTCAGCAAGATCGTAACTCCTAAAATTGCCGCTCCCTGCCCAAAGGCGGATCCAAGGGAGCACGGTCGTGGGATTGAGACCGGTGGGTTGTGGGGCGCTGACTCCGGGAGCTACTGCGACAGAAAAGGCATCTAGGCAAATCGTTAGATAATTAACTTCATGTTTAGATCCAATTTGGCTCAAGATGTGAGCTGCGACTGAATCGATTGTCGGTTCAATTTGCTGCGCTGTCACGACCTCGACCTGATGGTGGCGTGCCGTCTCAAAGAGCATTTTGGTATTGCCACTCGGTTGCGCTCCGATACACGCGTAGTTGAAGGCGATACCTAACCTTTTACATAAGTCGGCCGCTTGCAAAAATGGTGTACCCGAAGATGCGAGCTTTTGCTCGATCAGTGGGCGCATATCGAGATGGGCATCGATATTGACCGTAGCAATGACCTGACCTGGGAAGGATTTGGTTAGGCCCAGAAAATGACCGTAGGCCAGCTCATGACCGCCACCCACAAGTAGAGGCGTCAGCCCCTGCTCGTGCAGCTGCCCGATGGCCCCAGCAAGCGTCTGTTGCGCCGCCTCAAGATTGCCGTCGTTACAGGTGATATCGCCAGCATCATATAGGGCGACTCCCTCCCGGTGCACGGGTAAGCGTGCAAAGGCACGCCGTGCGGCCGGGGGGCCACCCACAGCGCCTGGGCGTCCACGATTTCTTTTCACCCCCTCGTCGCAGGCGAAACCTATGAGGGCAAATCCAGGGCGCTTAATTTGCCCGGGCTGTACAAGGGATAGGTCAAGTGCTTGCGCGATTTGAAACATGGCCGAACCGCTCGGGGCATCTGGTCTGCCCTGCCACAGCGTCATATCAGGTTTTAGGTAGCGGTCGATGACAGTCACGACGCCGAATCCCCGCAGCAGAGGTGTTTGGAGGTATTTAGCCTCCTATTTTGTTGCAGGGTGCTCGACTTGGCAAGATCGAAGTATGTCTAGGTCCCGATAGCACAGGCTGTGGTAGGCTAGGCAGAGAAGATGCGATCGGCTCAGAGGGTGGGGACTACGCACATGGCTCAGAGGCTTTGGGATAAAGTTTGGATCAATGCCACCGTTGCCACAGCCAATGGTGGCTACGGTATCATCGAAAGCGGAGCTATCGCTGCCAAAGACGGTAGGATCGCCTGGCTAGGTCCCTTGACGGAAATTCCGACCTCACCAGCCGCTGGCGCCAGCACGGTGATCGATTGCCGAGGCGGTTGCATCACGCCGGGGCTAATCGACTGCCATACTCACGTGGTTTACGCTGGTGACAGACTCCGGGAATTTGAGCAACGCCTCAAGGGAGCGACCTACCAGGAGATAGCCGAGGCGGGTGGTGGCATCAAGGCAACCGTTCAGGCAACGCGGGCAGCCAGTGAGGACGATCTGCTGGCTGCAAGTCGGGAGCGCGTCAAAGCCATGATGGCATCCGGCACCACGACGCTTGAGGTCAAATCAGGCTATGGTCTTGATATCGAGAACGAACTGAAAATGCTGCGCGTCGCCCAGCGTCTCGAAGCCGAT
This genomic stretch from Deltaproteobacteria bacterium harbors:
- the hutG gene encoding formimidoylglutamase, with the protein product MTVIDRYLKPDMTLWQGRPDAPSGSAMFQIAQALDLSLVQPGQIKRPGFALIGFACDEGVKRNRGRPGAVGGPPAARRAFARLPVHREGVALYDAGDITCNDGNLEAAQQTLAGAIGQLHEQGLTPLLVGGGHELAYGHFLGLTKSFPGQVIATVNIDAHLDMRPLIEQKLASSGTPFLQAADLCKRLGIAFNYACIGAQPSGNTKMLFETARHHQVEVVTAQQIEPTIDSVAAHILSQIGSKHEVNYLTICLDAFSVAVAPGVSAPQPTGLNPTTVLPWIRLWAGSGNFRSYDLAELCPLLDQDQKTERLAAQLLFEIFHHHKFVDA
- the hutU gene encoding urocanate hydratase, which codes for MSHTSRHDPSRKIKAAHGTKLTAKSWLTEAPLRMLMNNLDPDVAEIPSDLVVYGGIGRAARNWQCYDKIVATLTQLEEDETLLIQSGKPVGVFKTHQDAPRVLIANSNLVPHWATWSHFHELDAKGLMMYGQMTAGSWIYIGSQGIVQGTYETFVEAGRQHFGGNLRGKWILTGGLGGMGGAQPLAATMAGASMLAVECDPHRIQRRLETRYLDLGAKSIDEALAMIDHHHKQGQAVSVGLLGNAADVYAEMVRRNIKPDMVTDQTSAHDPLNGYLPQGYTLEQAADLRRSNPDQVVRDAKASMAVQVKAMLEFQKRGIAVFDYGNNIRQMAKDVGVSNAFDFPGFVPAYVRPLFCRGIGPFRWAALSGDPQDIYRTDAKVKELLPNDTHLHRWLDMAKERIQFQGLPARICWVGLGDRARLGLAFNEMVRRGELKAPIVIGRDHLDSGSVASPNRETEAMLDGSDAVSDWPILNALLNCASGATWVSLHHGGGVGMGYSQHSGVVIVADGTDSAKRRLERVLTNDPATGVMRHADAGYQIAKDCAREKGMKMPMLD